In Blastopirellula sp. J2-11, a single genomic region encodes these proteins:
- a CDS encoding secondary thiamine-phosphate synthase enzyme YjbQ, translating to MKTLTKELWMDIPQRRQIVSIHSEVEDLVTQSGVQDGLVLVNAMHITASVFINDDESGLHADYERWLEELVPFNPGGDPKQGGYLHNRTGEDNADAHHKRQIMGREVVVAITGGKLHLGPWEHIFYYEFDGKRRKRILIKVIGE from the coding sequence ATGAAGACGCTGACTAAAGAACTGTGGATGGATATTCCGCAGCGGCGGCAGATCGTTTCGATTCATTCCGAAGTCGAGGACCTGGTTACTCAGAGCGGGGTTCAAGATGGACTTGTTCTTGTAAACGCAATGCACATTACGGCAAGCGTTTTCATCAATGACGACGAGAGCGGCCTGCACGCCGACTATGAGCGCTGGCTCGAAGAACTGGTCCCTTTCAACCCCGGCGGCGATCCGAAGCAAGGCGGCTATCTCCACAATCGGACCGGCGAAGACAACGCCGACGCGCATCACAAACGCCAGATCATGGGACGCGAGGTCGTTGTGGCGATCACAGGGGGCAAGCTCCATCTGGGGCCTTGGGAGCATATTTTTTATTACGAGTTTGACGGGAAGCGGCGGAAGCGGATTTTGATCAAGGTGATTGGGGAGTAA
- a CDS encoding DUF4291 domain-containing protein: MTIPTERYRNQKEKWPSSGKHLLACFDDETILVYQAYSPSIGLFAARNGYFGGDFSYNRMSWIKPNFLWMMYRSNWGQSSGQEIILAIRLRRTFFDSILEKAVPSTFNPEQFSSQDEWKSAVSQSEVRLQWDPDHLPNGAKDERRAIQLGLRGSTLEDYGKEEIVEIMDMSEFVVAQRENAIGERIEELITPLERPYLPSKRISSRIGIESI, translated from the coding sequence ATGACAATTCCCACAGAGCGTTATCGAAATCAGAAAGAGAAATGGCCGTCGTCTGGCAAGCATCTTCTGGCATGCTTTGATGACGAAACAATCTTGGTGTACCAAGCTTACTCCCCATCAATTGGCCTGTTCGCTGCTCGCAACGGGTACTTTGGCGGCGATTTCAGCTACAACCGAATGAGTTGGATCAAACCGAACTTTCTTTGGATGATGTATCGGAGCAATTGGGGGCAGTCTTCCGGGCAGGAAATAATTTTGGCTATTCGACTTCGCCGAACCTTCTTTGACTCGATTCTTGAAAAAGCCGTACCCTCTACATTCAATCCAGAACAATTCTCAAGTCAGGATGAGTGGAAGTCTGCCGTATCTCAATCGGAAGTACGACTGCAATGGGACCCAGATCACCTTCCGAATGGAGCTAAGGATGAACGAAGAGCGATTCAACTTGGATTACGTGGGTCCACACTTGAAGACTATGGAAAAGAAGAGATTGTCGAAATTATGGACATGAGCGAATTCGTCGTAGCCCAACGTGAAAACGCAATCGGCGAGCGAATCGAGGAACTCATCACACCACTTGAACGTCCCTATCTTCCAAGCAAACGAATATCCTCACGTATTGGAATTGAGTCGATATAG
- a CDS encoding DUF1559 domain-containing protein, with product MCKSNRCSRNGFTLVELLVVIAIIGVLIALLLPAVQQAREAARRMQCSNNLKQLGIVMHNYHDTFGRFTPGVVGLVNFDGGRGTGSFDGNPPTWMLMILPFIEQAALYDGMKSHLDGGGNPATAPGRFTVIDGLTCPSDPNGRKITNIEPSVWSGNFGFAGNYVSCSGSEVFTPTTDANMRNRNGIFYANSRTDLADVTDGTTNTLLMGEILVVPDVAPRNSTNQDLRGSYYFGRRASGSFSTLEPPNTLVGDRSSSCRNFMRAPCNGSGLDNMVIYSRSYHPGGAEFGLADGSVRFISESVDRMAYQAYGTRGGNETPGDL from the coding sequence GTGTGCAAATCAAATCGTTGCTCCCGAAATGGGTTTACGCTCGTTGAGTTATTAGTGGTGATCGCGATCATCGGCGTCTTAATCGCTTTGTTGCTGCCGGCGGTTCAGCAAGCGCGGGAAGCGGCTCGACGGATGCAATGTTCCAACAATTTAAAACAGTTGGGAATTGTGATGCATAACTATCACGATACGTTCGGGCGTTTCACCCCTGGCGTTGTCGGACTCGTTAACTTTGACGGCGGTCGCGGCACCGGCAGCTTTGACGGCAATCCGCCGACATGGATGCTCATGATTTTGCCGTTTATCGAACAGGCGGCGCTCTACGACGGCATGAAATCGCACTTGGATGGCGGCGGCAACCCTGCCACGGCGCCGGGGCGATTTACGGTGATCGACGGTTTGACCTGCCCGAGCGATCCGAACGGTCGGAAGATCACCAATATCGAACCGTCCGTCTGGTCAGGTAATTTTGGTTTTGCCGGCAACTATGTCAGTTGTAGCGGATCGGAAGTTTTCACCCCGACCACCGACGCCAACATGCGGAATCGCAACGGCATCTTCTATGCGAACTCGCGGACCGATTTGGCCGACGTTACCGATGGCACCACCAACACGCTGCTAATGGGAGAGATCTTAGTCGTGCCCGACGTCGCTCCACGTAACTCGACCAATCAAGATCTGCGCGGGTCGTATTACTTCGGGCGTCGCGCGAGCGGATCTTTCAGTACGTTGGAGCCGCCGAACACGCTGGTAGGCGATCGCTCTAGCAGTTGTCGCAACTTTATGCGGGCGCCCTGTAATGGGTCTGGCTTGGACAACATGGTGATCTACAGTCGCAGCTATCATCCTGGCGGCGCCGAATTTGGGTTGGCCGACGGATCGGTGCGGTTCATTTCGGAATCGGTCGATCGCATGGCTTATCAAGCGTATGGAACCCGCGGTGGCAACGAAACGCCTGGTGATCTTTGA
- a CDS encoding aldehyde dehydrogenase (NADP(+)), producing the protein MSDLQPVLIAGQWKAADASGTFQADNPATKQPLPAQYPISTWQDCEAVLSAADEAFKALSQLPPERIAEFLTRYAELIDANADELCAIANAESGLPVSPRLKDVELPRTSNQLRTAAAAAVERSWKQATIDTKANIRAYFAPLGPVCVFGPNNFPFAFGGASGGDFAAAIASGNPVIAKANPSCPGTTLALAKLAFQAVQETDLPPATLQLFYHCNYDDGAKLVSDPRIGATAYTGSRRAGLVLKEAADKHGKPIYLELSSVNPVVILPGALKERGDKLVDEFTGSCLMGAGQFCTNPGLVLVIDGAESQAFVTGTAAKFAAAPVGTLLTKNVETGLTVAFQTLKEAGAQQLAGGAPGAGTGYSHANTLLKVDAAKFLTDPLVFQTEAFGNGSLIVVAQGLAEAIAVIDSLEGNLTGCVYSDTQGSDDAAYAQLEPHLRVKVGRLLNDKMPTGVAVSPAMNHGGPFPATGHPAFTAVGIPAALVRFGMLQCFDNVRAARLPAELQDKNPTGKTWRLIDGNWTTGDVAG; encoded by the coding sequence ATGTCTGATCTCCAGCCTGTTCTGATCGCCGGCCAATGGAAAGCGGCTGATGCTTCCGGCACGTTCCAAGCCGATAATCCTGCGACCAAACAACCGCTGCCGGCCCAATATCCGATTAGCACCTGGCAAGATTGCGAAGCGGTGCTCTCCGCCGCCGACGAAGCGTTCAAAGCGCTTTCTCAATTGCCGCCAGAACGGATCGCCGAATTTCTGACGCGTTACGCCGAATTGATCGACGCCAACGCGGACGAGCTGTGCGCTATCGCCAACGCCGAAAGCGGACTGCCGGTCTCGCCCCGTCTGAAAGATGTCGAGCTGCCGCGTACTTCCAATCAGTTGCGCACCGCCGCCGCCGCCGCGGTCGAACGATCGTGGAAGCAAGCGACCATCGACACCAAGGCCAACATTCGCGCTTACTTCGCGCCGCTCGGTCCGGTCTGCGTCTTCGGTCCCAACAACTTTCCGTTTGCGTTCGGCGGAGCCTCCGGCGGAGACTTCGCCGCCGCGATCGCGTCTGGCAATCCGGTGATCGCCAAAGCAAATCCCTCCTGCCCCGGTACGACGCTCGCTTTGGCGAAACTCGCCTTCCAAGCGGTGCAGGAAACCGATCTCCCTCCGGCGACGCTCCAACTCTTTTATCACTGCAACTATGACGACGGCGCCAAGTTGGTTTCCGATCCGCGTATCGGCGCGACCGCCTATACCGGCAGTCGCCGCGCCGGTTTGGTGCTGAAAGAAGCGGCCGACAAACATGGCAAACCGATCTATCTGGAACTGTCGAGCGTGAATCCGGTCGTGATCTTGCCGGGCGCACTAAAAGAGCGCGGCGACAAACTGGTCGACGAGTTCACCGGCAGCTGCCTGATGGGCGCCGGTCAGTTCTGCACCAACCCCGGCCTGGTGCTTGTGATCGACGGCGCCGAAAGCCAAGCGTTCGTGACCGGCACGGCCGCCAAGTTCGCCGCCGCTCCGGTCGGTACGCTGTTGACCAAGAATGTCGAAACCGGCCTGACCGTCGCATTTCAAACGCTGAAAGAAGCAGGCGCTCAGCAACTCGCCGGCGGCGCACCTGGCGCCGGAACCGGCTATAGCCACGCCAATACGCTGCTAAAGGTCGACGCGGCGAAGTTCTTGACCGATCCCCTGGTCTTCCAAACCGAGGCGTTTGGCAACGGCTCGCTGATTGTCGTCGCTCAAGGTCTGGCCGAAGCCATCGCCGTGATCGATTCGCTGGAAGGCAATTTGACCGGCTGCGTTTACAGCGACACGCAAGGTTCTGACGACGCCGCCTACGCCCAGTTGGAACCGCATTTGCGTGTGAAAGTTGGTCGCCTGTTAAACGACAAGATGCCGACCGGCGTCGCGGTCAGCCCGGCGATGAACCACGGTGGGCCTTTCCCGGCGACGGGGCATCCGGCTTTCACCGCTGTCGGCATTCCAGCGGCGCTGGTCCGCTTTGGGATGCTGCAATGTTTTGACAATGTTCGCGCCGCGCGACTGCCGGCCGAACTGCAAGACAAGAACCCCACTGGCAAGACTTGGCGCTTGATTGATGGAAACTGGACGACGGGGGATGTCGCTGGTTAG
- a CDS encoding fumarylacetoacetate hydrolase family protein, producing the protein MKIVKYLDAGQLPRTGWWDGDLIRPLTMSLFPLLEMMDPAEVARSHVSTHCEPIPFSSVTLLPPVEQHEVWAAGVTYTRSKAARMEESEAAADCYDRVYASPRPELFMKATPHRVSGPEQPLRIRQDSKWNVPEPELGLVLNSKLQLVGYVIGNDMSSRDIEGENPLYLPQAKVYDQCCGLGPCIALREDFEAELPNLADIKIDLAVRRGGQAAFTGSTDIGEMARSFEDLIGYLRRDNSFPTGAILLTGTGVIPDNDFTLLPGDIVEITIAGIGTLRNPIIQR; encoded by the coding sequence ATGAAAATCGTCAAATATCTCGACGCCGGCCAATTACCCCGGACCGGCTGGTGGGATGGAGACCTGATCCGTCCTCTCACGATGTCACTTTTTCCCTTGTTGGAAATGATGGACCCCGCGGAAGTCGCCAGGTCCCACGTTTCGACTCACTGCGAGCCGATTCCGTTCTCCAGCGTCACCTTGCTTCCCCCCGTTGAGCAACACGAAGTTTGGGCCGCCGGCGTCACCTATACCCGTAGCAAAGCGGCCCGCATGGAAGAGTCGGAAGCGGCCGCCGACTGTTACGACCGGGTCTACGCTTCGCCGCGACCTGAATTGTTCATGAAAGCGACGCCGCATCGTGTGAGCGGGCCCGAGCAACCACTGCGGATCCGCCAAGACTCGAAGTGGAACGTTCCCGAACCCGAGCTGGGACTGGTCCTGAACTCCAAGCTGCAGTTGGTTGGCTATGTCATCGGTAACGATATGAGCAGCCGCGACATTGAAGGCGAGAACCCGCTCTATCTGCCGCAAGCCAAGGTCTACGACCAATGCTGCGGATTGGGACCTTGTATCGCACTGCGAGAAGACTTTGAAGCCGAACTGCCCAATCTGGCCGATATCAAGATCGATCTCGCCGTTCGCCGCGGCGGACAAGCCGCGTTTACCGGATCGACCGACATCGGCGAAATGGCTCGCTCCTTCGAAGATCTAATCGGCTACTTGCGCCGCGACAATAGTTTTCCGACCGGCGCCATTTTGCTGACCGGCACCGGCGTGATTCCGGACAACGACTTTACGCTCTTACCTGGCGATATTGTCGAAATCACGATCGCTGGCATCGGCACGCTCCGCAATCCAATCATTCAGCGATAA